The following coding sequences are from one Oncorhynchus clarkii lewisi isolate Uvic-CL-2024 chromosome 20, UVic_Ocla_1.0, whole genome shotgun sequence window:
- the LOC139376984 gene encoding zinc finger protein 503-like produces MITSPALSVLRNSIVNPVWESSSSGEKGATTINKPFLHLVSPSDPLRQANRIPIKILKMLTARGGHILHPEYLQPLPSTPISPIELDAKKSPLALLAQTCSQIGKPDPSSSSKISSVTSNGSSDKETKPGPLKMSDIGNEDKSSFKPYSKSSEKNKDSSFGSGSLSGDKASFRVPSATCQPFTPRTGSPSSCHSVSPLPSDGKQGDTEEKKKEFDSNKNSTTESSSGHSRICGVNGEVNQRQENTSGSKAITSDSLTSVSSSSSVLGSGGLVAPVSPYKPGHSVFPLPHSGMTYPGSLAGAYAGYPQHFLPHGMTLDPTKSSSQLLSAQFASQLQCSKAGSPLSRSSPPSLMSASLCRDPYCLSYHCPSHLSGASGASQCHESSALKSGYPLMYPTHPLHSVHSSPPSFAGHPLYPYGFMLPNDPLPHVCNWVSANGPCDKRFSSSEELLNHLRTHTAFAGTEKLISGYPGSSSLANAAAAAMACHMHMPPNGAPGSPGTLTLRSPHHPLGLSTRYHPYSKSPLPPGASIQMPAATGSYYSPYALYGQRLTTASALGYQ; encoded by the exons ATGATCACATCGCCTGCATTGTCTGTTCTGAGAAATAGTATCGTGAATCCGGTGTGGGAGAGCAGTTCTTCAGGGGAGAAGGGCGCAACGACAATCAACAAGCCATTTCTTCATCTCGTCTCTCCCTCAGACCCTTTAAGGCAGGCTAATCGTATACCCATAAAGATTTTGAAAATGCTTACCGCACGGGGAGGTCATATTTTGCACCCGGAGTACCTTCAACCTTTGCCATCAACCCCTATCAGTCCCATCGAG CTGGATGCCAAGAAAAGTCCGTTGGCTCTCTTAGCACAGACCTGCTCTCAAATCGGTAAACCAGATCCTTCGTCCTCTTCCAAAATCTCATCCGTAACCTCAAATGGATCTAGTGACAAAGAGACCAAACCCGGACCACTAAAAATGAGTGACATTGGAAATGAAGACAAATCAAGCTTCAAACCCTACTCCAAATCATCGGAGAAGAACAAGGACTCCTCATTCGGCAGCGGCAGTCTGAGTGGAGATAAAGCTAGTTTCCGAGTGCCTAGCGCCACCTGCCAGCCGTTCACCCCCAGGACAGGCAGCCCCAGCTCCTGCCACTCTGTGTCTCCGCTGCCGTCAGATGGTAAGCAGGGAGACACAGAGGAAAAGAAGAAGGAATTTGATAGCAATAAAAACAGTACAACGGAGAGCAGCAGCGGTCACAGCCGGATATGTGGGGTTAATGGTGAGGTTAACCAACGCCAAGAGAACACTTCTGGTTCAAAGGCTATCACATCAGACTCACTCACATCTGTCTCCTCGTCATCATCTGTTCTGGGTTCAGGAGGACTCGTAGCGCCCGTCTCCCCCTACAAACCTGGTCACAGTGTTTTTCCCCTACCGCATTCCGGCATGACCTACCCTGGAAGTTTAGCAGGTGCGTATGCAGGCTATCCCCAACACTTTCTCCCTCATGGAATGACTTTAGACCCGACGAAATCTAGCAGTCAACTACTAAGCGCTCAGTTTGCCAGCCAACTTCAGTGCAGTAAGGCTGGGAGCCCCTTGTCCAGGTCTTCTCCTCCGTCTCTAATGTCTGCTAGCCTGTGCAGAGACCCGTACTGCCTGAGTTACCACTGCCCGAGCCACTTATCCGGTGCCTCCGGTGCTTCGCAGTGCCATGAATCCTCGGCTTTGAAGTCAGGATACCCTCTCATGTACCCAACTCACCCTTTGCATAGCGTGCATTCCTCGCCGCCATCTTTTGCTGGACACCCGTTATACCCCTATGGCTTCATGCTCCCAAATGACCCTCTGCCACACGTCTGTAATTGGGTGTCGGCTAACGGACCTTGTGACAAGCGTTTTTCTTCCTCAGAAGAGCTTCTCAATCACCTAAGGACTCACACTGCTTTTGCGGGGACGGAGAAGTTGATATCAGGGTACCCGGGTTCATCTTCGCTAGCCAACGCTGCCGCGGCCGCCATGGCTTGCCATATGCACATGCCCCCGAACGGGGCGCCGGGAAGCCCTGGAACGCTCACACTCAGGAGCCCGCATCACCCTCTGGGACTGAGCACGCGCTATCACCCCTATTCAAAGAGCCCCCTGCCACCCGGCGCATCGATTCAGATGCCCGCTGCAACAGGTTCATATTACTCTCCCTATGCCTTGTATGGACAGAGGCTCACCACGGCATCGGCATTAGGATACCAGTAG